ATCACGGCATACATCCTTACAATCCCACAGTGCACCGGCAACAAAGTTTCCGAACTTTGATCACTCTCCATCAAAGTCTCGAGTAGCTCCTCCAATCGCTCCACCATCCCAAGTTCAGTATGCAACCCCACAACCATCTCAGCCATTTTTTCACTAACCTTCCACCCATAACCACGCACCATCGCCAAGAACTCCTTCACTTGGCCAGAGCTTCTCCTCTTACAAAGCCCTTCCAGCATACACTCCAATATGGGCAAGTTTGGCATGATTCCTGATAACACCATTTCTTTATAGAACATATCACCAAGTTCGTAATTCCTCAACTTGACACAACCCGAAATCAGAGACTGATAGGTTTCAATATTAGAATTCAAGCCAGCAGCTTTCTTGGCAGAGTACCAAGCTTGCATCGAATCAAATTTACCCGACTTCAAGAAAGCAGAAATGTACGCATCATAAGTATCGGAATTGGGTTTAAATCCCTCTGAGCTCTCCATAATCTCAAACAAGCTTATAGCAGTGAACAAATTCCCAGAAGAGAAGCAAACATGTATAAGGGAATTGAAAACAGCAGCAGTGGGTTGAACTCCATTAGCCTCCATGGAAGAAAACACTTGCATTGCAAGTGGGAGGTTCCTAACTTTTCCACA
The window above is part of the Fragaria vesca subsp. vesca linkage group LG2, FraVesHawaii_1.0, whole genome shotgun sequence genome. Proteins encoded here:
- the LOC101306990 gene encoding pentatricopeptide repeat-containing protein At4g19890-like — its product is MASLLRVSSAARRVLSVLSSSQSQSCWLSNQAESLATSLASSDKTHLILEWKLEKLLEENERNHDRYSELISLCGKVRNLPLAMQVFSSMEANGVQPTAAVFNSLIHVCFSSGNLFTAISLFEIMESSEGFKPNSDTYDAYISAFLKSGKFDSMQAWYSAKKAAGLNSNIETYQSLISGCVKLRNYELGDMFYKEMVLSGIMPNLPILECMLEGLCKRRSSGQVKEFLAMVRGYGWKVSEKMAEMVVGLHTELGMVERLEELLETLMESDQSSETLLPVHCGIVRMYAVMDRLDDVEYSVGRMLKQGLSFRHEEDVEKVICSYFRLSEYDRLELFWECIKGSYVLTSSTIDLLVAGYKRAGLSDKLNDMKLASGSS